The following are from one region of the Juglans regia cultivar Chandler chromosome 10, Walnut 2.0, whole genome shotgun sequence genome:
- the LOC108999517 gene encoding uncharacterized protein LOC108999517 — protein MANLKRRKVVKDNLCLICKRESETSGHALWGCSSAQDVWCQGPKKVQKFSFHSDLVFNIWAELIGKLEPGDLNVVAATMRVIWARRNDVLHGKVFKHPQEVIGQARAELSLHEEAFQKEVDANYENMARVHRWTKPAVGGFKVNWDAAVQSRLGRIGIGVLIRDHQGLVIGALRANRPLRGSAFDAEAYGLVLACFFCKEIGIRQFCLEGDSKQVVDQVIQGCPNWSLGGCLISDAKAVLIPAADWSISHVYREANMAAHKLAEAALECTKDLYDIEICPPCILQVVTEEMRH, from the coding sequence ATGGCTaacctgaaaagaagaaaggtggtAAAGGATAACCTTTGTTTGATATGCAAAAGGGAATCTGAAACCTCTGGCCATGCTTTATGGGGATGCAGCAGTGCCCAAGATGTTTGGTGTCAAGGCCCAAAGAAAGtgcaaaaattttcttttcacagTGACTTGGTTTTTAATATCTGGGCAGAATTGATTGGCAAGCTTGAACCAGGGGATTTAAATGTGGTGGCTGCTACAATGAGAGTGATATGGGCGAGAAGAAATGATGTCTTACATGGGAAAGTTTTTAAACACCCTCAAGAAGTCATTGGCCAGGCCAGGGCAGAATTGTCTCTGCATGAAGAGGCTTTCCAGAAGGAGGTTGATGCTAACTATGAGAACATGGCAAGAGTTCACAGATGGACAAAGCCTGCAGTAGGTGGTTttaaagtgaattgggatgcagctgtgcAATCGAGGCTAGGAAGGATTGGCATTGGTGTCCTAATCAGAGATCATCAAGGGCTGGTGATAGGTGCACTTCGTGCTAACAGACCTTTGAGAGGCAGTGCCTTTGATGCTGAAGCATATGGGCTTGTTTTGGCATGTTTTTTTTGTAAGGAAATTGGAATAAGGCAATTCTGTTTGGAGGGAGATTCAAAACAGGTCGTGGACCAAGTGATCCAAGGTTGTCCTAACTGGAGCTTAGGTGGTTGCCTCATATCAGATGCCAAAGCTGTTCTAATCCCAGCTGCTGATTGGTCTATCTCTCATGTATATCGGGAGGCTAACATGGCAGCTCACAAGCTTGCCGAAGCGGCCCTTGAATGCACTAAAGATCTTTATGACATCGAAATATGCCCCCCTTGTATCCTTCAGGTGGTTACTGAGGAGATGAGGCATTGA
- the LOC109007977 gene encoding uncharacterized protein LOC109007977 codes for MAVVDGATGWTLFAELVAAVPQPIPEMMLLPRLPKFLDGDIYFQFSREEIIKSTEPFRFSVVLKFLKQRPSLDAVRCFIHNRWGLSTTPIVFSMRRPRNVFVRMANEVDFTKALSRDVCEINGSFYRVFHWTPEFTEDDEPSRVPVWLSLPGLPPNFYSEAFLTILMASIGTFIRGDNPTRCATRTDGARLCVEVDAAKEPLSHFWIGAPGLPSSRKQQVVYETLPAYCCKCRMQGHNKSTCRAEKGGKLGKVRIDRKEGSDMDASRASTEGQVTVLLVENDPIFDFGD; via the coding sequence ATGGCAGTCGTAGATGGAGCCACTGGTTGGACCCTTTTCGCCGAACTAGTGGCTGCCGTCCCCCAGCCCATTCCAGAGATGATGTTGCTGCCCCGCCTTCCGAAATTCCTTGATGGGGACATTTACTTCCAGTTCTCGCGTGAAGAGATTATCAAGTCTACCGAGCCCTTCCGCTTCTCGGTGGTCCTCAAGTTCCTGAAGCAACGGCCCTCGTTGGATGCTGTCCGCTGTTTCATACACAATCGCTGGGGTCTCTCAACCACCCCGATTGTCTTTTCCATGCGCAGGCCGCGTAACGTATTTGTACGCATGGCTAATGAAGTTGACTTCACGAAAGCACTGTCAAGGGACGTTTGCGAGATCAACGGAAGCTTTTATCGCGTGTTTCATTGGACACCAGAATTCACAGAGGATGATGAGCCCTCTCGTGTTCCGGTATGGCTTTCCCTCCCGGGCCTTCCCCCAAACTTTTATAGTGAAGCGTTTCTGACCATTCTCATGGCCTCTATTGGGACCTTTATTCGGGGGGATAATCCAACTCGGTGTGCCACGAGAACGGATGGTGCAAGACTGTGTGTGGAGGTTGACGCGGCTAAAGAGCCTTTATCGCACTTCTGGATTGGTGCTCCAGGTCTGCCTTCGAGTAGGAAACAGCAAGTGGTCTATGAGACACTCCCTGCCTACTGCTGTAAGTGCCGGATGCAAGGACACAATAAATCCACATGCCGTGCTGAGAAGGGTGGAAAGCTGGGCAAGGTTCGTATCGACAGGAAAGAAGGGTCTGATATGGATGCGTCTAGGGCATCGACTGAAGGGCAGGTCACAGTTTTGTTGGTAGAGAATGATCCGATATTTGACTTTGGGGACTAG